From the genome of Paenibacillus hamazuiensis:
CCAATGGTTGGCCGCCTATCCGATCGGTTAGGAACAAAACCTCTCATTATAGCCGGACTCATTGTGATGGGAATGTCCACTCTGTTTCTGTCGACATGGGCCGCGGGAGCCTCGCCCGTACTCGTTTCTGCAGGTGTCCTGGGAGTCGGGGCCGCCTTCGCTTTCATTCATTCTCCGGCCAATAACGCGGCTGTCCGTACGCTTGCGCGAGACCAGGTTGGAGCGGGAATGGGCATATTCCAAGGCTCCATATACCTCGGAGCAGGTACGGGGGCCGGTATCATCGGAGCTTTTCTCCATGCACGCAGAGATGCCGCGGATTCGTTCAATCCGCTTTATGCCTTGGATGCGCCGGCTTATTCCGATGCGTTTCTGGCAACGACCGCAGCGGTGATCATCGCCCTGATTGCCGTTGCCGGTCTGCGAGACGAAAGCTGAGCGCCAAAAGAGCCTCCCGATTCACTCACGGAGGCTCTTTTTCCGTATCAAGACGGCAGGCTTAGCGCCGTTTGCATGTTCTGCAGATCAAGCTGCAGCTGCTCCTGCGGGTTCCACGGATGGTAAAACCCCTTCTCCATCAAATACATGGTGATCTGCTCGTGCATGTCGATCACCTCGTCCAAATGCTTCATCAGCACCGCCTTAACCTCCGGCGTGCCGACTTCCGTGACCGCTGCGGCGTAATTGCGAACCCCTGACTTGGCGGAGATCAGCAAATCCATGGCGATGACCTGGTCGGTCATTACGTGCATTCCGGTCAAGTGCTCCAAAATCGTGTTCATGCATTTACACCCCTATTGTTTCGCTTTGGACATGATCGCGCTCAGTTCCTGCAGCTGCCGAGTCGTGATGTCCACGTCCCGCTGCAAAATTTGCTTCAACGCAGGGTCGGAAACGAGCACCTGCATCGTCTTCGATTTTGTCAAACAGACCGTCTTGAACGCGGCCATTTCATGTACTTCCAGCGTTTCGTGCAGCGCATATACCATACATGTTCCTCCTATCCAATGACCTACGGTTTGAGTACAACCTTGATGCAGTTGTCCTGCCGCGTGTCGAAAATTTCATATCCCCGCTTCGCTTCGCTGAGAGGAATCACGTGGGTTATCACATCGCCCGGATCCACCTTGCCGGTATCGATCAGCTCGTACATGTAGGGCATGTAGTGGATGACCGGCGCTTGTCCCGTTTTAACCGTCACGTTGCGTTGAAAAATGTCGCCGAGCGGGAACGCGTTGTACCTTCCGCCGTACACACCGGTAATCTGGATGGTACCGCCCTTGCGTACACACTGGGTGGCAATCACGATACCGCCCATCGCTCCGCCCTGGAGCTTCAACCCGGAGGCCAACGCCTCCAGCGGCGTCATCTTGCCGCTCATGCCGGAGCAATCGATGACCACATCGGCCCCACCCTTGGTGATCTCCTTCAAATACATCCCTGCGTTCTCGTGCTGCTCTACATTGACGATTTCGACGTTGTTTGTGCGCTTCGCATGCTGCAGCCGGTAATCGAGAAAATCCGCGGCTATGACCCGCTTCGCACCTTTGAACCAGCAAAATTTTTGCACAAGCAGCCCTACCGGTCCGCAGCCGATCACAATGACTGTGTCGCCTTCCTTCACCCCGGCGTTATCGACACTCCAGAATGCCGTCGTCATCGCGTCCGAGATCAGGCACAGCTTTTCGTCGGGATGCTCGCAGCTTTCCGGAATTTTGAAATGGGTAAAATTCGCGAACGGCACCCGCAAATACTCGGCTTGTCCGCCCGGGTGACCCCCGGTCGTCCCGGAATAACCGAAAAAGCCGCCCATTTCGCCATGCTCGTTCGAGTTGTCGCATTGGCTTTCCAGGTGGTTTTGGCAGTACCAGCATTGGCCGCAGCTGATGGTGAACGGAATGATCACGCGATCCCCTTTCTTCAGCTTGGTCACGCCGGGGCCTACTTCCTCGACGATCCCCATCGGT
Proteins encoded in this window:
- a CDS encoding zinc-dependent alcohol dehydrogenase, with product MKAVTYQGIKNVEVKEMPDPKIEKPDDMIIRTTSTAICGSDLHLFHGMIPNMHEDYIVGHEPMGIVEEVGPGVTKLKKGDRVIIPFTISCGQCWYCQNHLESQCDNSNEHGEMGGFFGYSGTTGGHPGGQAEYLRVPFANFTHFKIPESCEHPDEKLCLISDAMTTAFWSVDNAGVKEGDTVIVIGCGPVGLLVQKFCWFKGAKRVIAADFLDYRLQHAKRTNNVEIVNVEQHENAGMYLKEITKGGADVVIDCSGMSGKMTPLEALASGLKLQGGAMGGIVIATQCVRKGGTIQITGVYGGRYNAFPLGDIFQRNVTVKTGQAPVIHYMPYMYELIDTGKVDPGDVITHVIPLSEAKRGYEIFDTRQDNCIKVVLKP
- a CDS encoding spore coat protein; the encoded protein is MNTILEHLTGMHVMTDQVIAMDLLISAKSGVRNYAAAVTEVGTPEVKAVLMKHLDEVIDMHEQITMYLMEKGFYHPWNPQEQLQLDLQNMQTALSLPS